One part of the Populus alba chromosome 18, ASM523922v2, whole genome shotgun sequence genome encodes these proteins:
- the LOC118053684 gene encoding uncharacterized protein: MAPNRETLVDSCSKSGNKAHKPRRLSMENLQRTVSDISFELSKEGVDHHAKLAPISEIEDAKCECCGMCEECTPGYIKRVRDKFSGKLVCGLCAEAVSQEMEKNGGNKEEALNEHMNACVRFNRFGRAYPVLSQAEAMREMLKKSASFRAKSISPRDRSGGHQKGTTGIARSSSCIPSITR, translated from the coding sequence ATGGCACCAAACAGAGAAACCCTAGTTGACTCTTGCTCAAAGAGTGGTAACAAAGCCCACAAGCCCCGTAGACTTTCGATGGAAAATCTCCAAAGAACGGTCTCTGACATCTCATTTGAACTCAGCAAGGAAGGAGTTGATCACCATGCGAAGCTCGCACCGATTTCTGAGATAGAGGACGCCAAGTGTGAGTGCTGTGGCATGTGTGAAGAGTGCACCCCTGGGTACATAAAACGGGTGCGAGACAAGTTCTCAGGGAAATTGGTTTGTGGGTTATGTGCAGAAGCAGTTAGTCAGGAAATGGAGAAAAATGGAGGCAATAAAGAAGAGGCCTTGAACGAGCACATGAATGCATGCGTAAGGTTTAATAGGTTTGGGAGGGCATATCCTGTCTTGTCCCAAGCTGAAGCCATGAGGGAGATGCTAAAAAAGAGTGCAAGTTTTCGAGCAAAGTCCATTAGTCCTAGAGATAGATCAGGTGGTCACCAGAAGGGTACTACTGGCATTGCAAGGAGCTCTAGTTGTATCCCATCAATCACAAGGTAG